The DNA window AATGTATCTCAAGAAAGAATTCTAGCTTCAAGGATGTTCCTGTCACTTTGATATGGTAAtagttatttgttttttgaaattACAACTTCATTAGGTCACTTGGACATAATTTTGTGTTGATGAGCACCCTTTATATTTTAAATTATTTGCTCAATCATTGTTGGATTACAGGTGTGTTTTAACCTATAAGAATTATTTACAAAGCACCTATCACATTTTGTCACCCTCTCATTGTGGCTTCTTCCATcactgttattttattttgtattagtgtAAATGTAATTAGTTTCTTTATTCCACTCATCGATGATAGTTTAGATGTTAGTGATTTAAGACTTTTAATATCTGATCACCACTCCATATCAATTGGAAACGCGTTCTTATTGGCTGACCATGTCCGTTACTGACTCAAGTCTATCGTATGGTTGATCTCTTTGCTTTGTTTAGTTTTTCTGTAAGAAGTAATGTTGCTTTTTGGAATTGTTCCGTTATCATGAATATAATAAATAGTTTGTTATTCTGTGTAACTCTTCCAGTTCGAATAATTACTGTATGAAACCAAGTTTATTTTTTCCTTTGATCTATGCATTTGTGATAACAACTGTGCTACATAATGCGTTCATTATAGTCATTCATTTTTATCTTTTAAAGATACTTTTTGAAGTAACATTTTACCAGGCCAGTGAttttaatttatatttttttttaaatcaattttgttTATATTGAGTATCAATGTTCTAGGTCTCCTAAATAACATTGTCCTTTAGAATTGAAGGAGAAAACACTTGATTTCTGAGTTATATAACCTGTGGGCTGGGTTTCAGCCCCACACTGCTTTGACCTTCCATTCTCTTTGCTGGAGGGTCACATCAGTGCAGTGCTGCCATTGATTGCGAGTGGAGGGCTGTGCTGTATCACACAATTGATAATCAATTCAGGGAAAGGGGCTGCGGGCGATGGACAACTACAGACGCTAGTATTGTATGGCTATAACCTCAGAGATAGACAGTCCGGAGACAAATTATTGTCTATATTACTGGTGTAAAACATCCCAGAAGCAATTTTTATGTGTACCTCTGTACTTAACTGTCAGGGTGTGGTGATATGGGATTAAGATATGATCATTCATTGCAAATAATCGTGTTTCTTGGTATGTGGTTGCTTGTGTCATGCCATTGGAATTAAATGGAATTCTCAATGCCGTTCCTTTTAGTTATCATGGACTATTGCaagtcaaatccaattttattgttCCATATCATGGTGGACATTGCAGTGACACAGTAGGTGCAGGTAGGTCAATAGCAAGCTGGGCATTAACCAGGCAATCTCCTAAACACTGAAGTCCACACAGTTTCATTGTATTCATAGATAACTTAAAGGGCAACATTATTTGATCAAATTCAGAGATATTTTTAGTTTCAGTTTAAGCTTAACATAAACAATGAGTTAAATATAATAATTGAGTTTGTGAATAAACTACAACCCCCAAGAATGGTGCACAAATGACACAAGTGTTTTAAAATGTAACATTGCCCATACCATGTCACTTGAATAGACTAGCTGACCAATGCTTTACTTTATTATGCATCACAGAAATAGGAAAAGTTTCCATGTTTTGTCTATTATTAAGTAGCTTCCACATGTGTTCTGAAATAGCTTGGGGCTAGTGGGTGGGTGCAGAGAATTTATTGATGTTTCTGTGTGGTGTGTTTCATGCACGCTCCAGCGCAATTGGAAAATGGTTTCATCAGATGGAGAGTGCCAGCAGAATCCTAGTACAAAACATCAATGAGCATCTCAGCCTGTGTCATTCTTGTGGGTTCTCTGACAGAGTATGTGCTGGCACCCACTGCTTATGTGGTTTAGGATAATATCTGAATTCATGAATAAGGTCAAGTTCATTAATCCTGATAAGGATTCTTGAATTAATGGCACATCGAAATATTTTCAAACCATTTTTTTAGGTAAGTCTGACGGATTTGAGATTGATTGTATTTGCTGAtatgtttttgtatttgtgtTGACCTCTTAAAATATTTCAATAATAACTCAACATGTTATTAGTTTTGTAATAAAAATAGTTGTACTTGATGCAAGATAATGTGTTAAATGGCCTGTTTGAAGTCAGCATAACTATTGTGCACTTATGAATGTGCTCAGTTTGAATTAGCTCACATGTAGTAATGTCCTAACTTTGCTATGATTATATGGCATTTTTCCAAACAGTTGATTTCTGGTCCAGAAAATATTTTTGAATCATCAGAAATAATCAAGGAAATACACCCATTACACAGGGAGAGGAATAGTTCAAAGACTGTTGCAGACTGCACAGCAAGCAAAGGAACAGATTGTTCCTGCACCCAGGACTACCACACGGAAGCAGTGGAGGTGGAAGCAGCAGGTGATGGAGAAGTACTTCACTCCTGTGCAGCTTAAACAGGGGACCAGGGGCCACAGGCACGGCAAGCCCCACCTCCACGAGCATCAGGAGAGGGACCCCAAGCATGGCAAGATGGCTGACCAAAAAACGTATCACCACAAACACCATCCCCGCCACCACCACAACCATGATCAGCatcaccatcctcatcatcaccagCAAAAGACAGATTGGTCAGAAGATCAGAATGATCACGGGTATGTTTGATTACATTACTTTATTAGTTAACTAAGTTCTGAAATTTTGTCTGGGTGGAACTATAATTCCTTGTTTTGGTATTCAACATTTTGGAAATTGTACATATTTTGATCAGTATTATGCAGATGTGACAACATGATCTTGTCCTGGTTAATTTACCAACGCTGCATTATAGTAAAGCGTGTAACTCAGCCTAAGAGCTCAAATCTGTCAAACCTCAGCTCAAATCTGTCATTGTTATCTCCTCTTGCAATAGCAACCATTCAACATCAGAGGGCAGTATtgtccaccaccatcaccatggcCACAACAATCACCCTCACCACCACAATGAGAAATCTCATCCATCTTCCCCTgaccatcctcatcatcaccatctGCATCACCATGCTACAGATGTGACCTCCCACCCTCAGGTTGCAGCCACCTCATCCAGCTCCTCTGGttcctcatcatcatcttcatcctcttcctcctctacctcaacatcatcctcttcttcctcctcatcatcctctgGCTCTTCCTCCACCTGGTCCTCTCAGACTAGTATTAATGAGTCCGTGAAGGATAACAAACATCCACTGCAGAAGCCCAAGTACTCACAGTCCTGCACTGACATCTACAGGGGGCGGAAGGCCTATgacgaggaggaagatgaggaagatgacacatctcctttgatTGATGATGAAGGTCACCTCCCAAGACAGGAAAAGAGcttgaaagaaaaaaagaaaaagaaagcaATGTCCTCTCATCAGACCCCTGCCAATGTCATCCTGAAGAAGCAGGAGAGTTCTGAAGGGGCAAAAATGGCTGGCAAATTTCGCAAGGCAAAGTCAATGGAGGCACTGTCCCATTGTAAGGACAGGGATGGAGATGCAGATACCATTGTAGACAAGGAGTTGGAGAAAAGAGAGCAGGTAGCCAAGAAGAACTTAGTGCAGGAAAAATTGAAGTTCTCTGCCTTTTTGAACGAGATCACCAGGCAGGTGTTCAGCCCGTACAGACTCACCTCTCTTGGGGTCACAGCTGCTCACAGGCCCAGCAGCCCCGGACAAGCCTCCCTGAGGTCCCCCAAGGTGGaacacagaggggaggagaggcaaAGACAAAAGAGTAGTCGGCCTGGCAGTGCAAGCTCTACGACCTTCAGTGTTCACTCCCATATCCGCAGGCAGTTCCGCTCCAGCAAGCACTCTCATTCCAGCAAGCACTCTCGCTCCCATCTCGGCAAACACCAGGACCACCAACACCATCAGCCTGCAAGAGACATACACCACAGTCCCAGCAGCCACACCGATGACAGCACTAGCCCAGATAATAGCCCCTCCTCATCAAGACATCCCTCCTGTCATTcaacaccacaccaccatcatcaccagcaTCGCTCTCATTCTCCAtttcaccaccatcaccatcacggTCTTCACAGTCCATCTCATCACCATGGAGACCACCACAGCCCAAGCCATCCCCATCATCATGGAGAACATCACAGCCCAACCAATCACCATGGAGACCACCACAGCCCAACgcatccccatccccatgaagACCACCACAGCCAAACTCATCCTCATGGAGAACACCACAGCCCAAGAAACCCCCATCAACATGGAGACCTCCACAGCCCAAGCCATCCCCATCGTCATGGAGACCACCACAGCCCAAGCCATCCCCATTGTCATGGAGAACATCACAGCCCAACccatcaccatggagaccacCACAGCCCaactcatccccatccccatgaagACAACCACAGCCAAACTCATCCTCATGGAGAACACCACAGCCCAAGAAACCCccatcaccatggagaccacCACAGCCCAACTCATCCCCACCCCCATGAAGACCACCACAGCCAAACTCATCCTCATAGAGAACACCACAGCCCATGCCATTCCCACCACCATGGAGACCACCACAGCCCAACCCATCACCATGGAAGCCACCACAGCCCAAGCCACCTCCATCACCATGGAGACCTCCACACTCCCAGTCATCCCCATCACCATGGACACCACCACAGCCCAACTCATCCCCATTACCATGGAGACCAACACAGCCCAGCCCATCACCATCCCCATGGAGACAGCCACACCCAAACTCATACCGATGGAGACCACCAAAGCCCAACTTATTCTCATCACCATGGAAACCACCAAAGCCCAAGCCAACCCCGTCACCATGAAGACCATCACAGTCCAACACATCCCCATCAACAGGGAGATCACCTCAGTCCGAGTCATTCCGATCACCATGGACATCACCACAGCCCAACTCATCCTCGTCACCATGGAGACCACCACCATCCTCTCCACCCAGATTCTCACCGTCGCCATGGCTCCCATCCAGAATtgcaccaccaccatcatctgtCCCACCCTGAATCCCACGATCACCACCGCTCCCATCCAGAATCTCTCCATCACCATGGCTCCCATCCAGAATCTCTCCATCACCATGGCTCCCATCCAGAATCTTGCAAACACCATGGCTCCCATCCAGAATCTTGCAACCACCATGGCTCCCATCCAGAATCTCATGATCACCATGGCTCCCATCCAGAATCTCATGATCACCATGGCTCCCATCCAGAATCTTGCAAACACCATGGCTCCCATCCAGAATCTTGCAACCACCATGGCTCCCATCCAGAATCTCTCCATCACCACGGCTCCCATCCAGAATCTCATGATCACCATGGCTCCCATCCAGAATCTCTCCATGACGATAGCTCCCATTCACAATCTCTCCATCACCATGGTTCCTTTCCAGAATCTCTCCATCACCATGGCTCCCATCCAgattctctccatctccacagcTCCCATCCAGAATATATCCATCACCATGGCTCCCATCCAGAATCTCTCCATCACCACCATAGTTCCCACCAAGATtctcaccatcaccaccacccctctCATTCAGAATCTCACCATCCACACTCCCATTCTGAACCCCATCACAGTCCTAGCAACCTAGAacctcatcatcaccaccatccttCCCACCATGAATCCCATCACCACAAACCTTCCCATTCTGAAtctcaccaccatccctcctcacctgcagacacacaccaccaccatcatcaccatgacGATCACCACAGCCCATCAAGCCCTTCTAAGGAGAACTCTCCTGTCAGTGCGTCAGCTGCAGAGCTGGAGTCATTGTCCCATTCCAGCAAGTCTTCCAGGAATACCACCAGCCCCACGAATCAGGACGAGCAGCAGACAGCCTTCAGCGGCTCAACTGCCTCTCTACATAAAGTATGACTGCTCCTGGGGTTGGGTTTATTACTATTGCTAGTTAAGTCATGCATTATCTACTGTGCACGGTATATTTATTGACCCGTTTGTACCGTTGCACGTGTTTTACATTCTTAATTATGTAAGAATGTTCCGTTCATTTGCTTCCCATTGATTGTGGCATTAAACATGCAGGCACCTACCTACATAATCATGGATGACACATCAAAATGACCACACAACGTGTCACTATTGGTTATCAATGTCTATTAACTGGAGGCTTCAAAATCCATTTCTATTTATGAAATGCACGTTGTTGACTACTGTAAAAATCCATTTCGGCTTTGTTCTTCCCATATAGGAAGGATCCGAGGTTGATCGAATAATGTGAGTTTGATTTTATGTTTCATTTGATCTCTGTCTTGTTGCTTATCGGGGGAATAATTCAAATTGGGAATGTAAAATAAAAGTTTTTGTCACATGTTCCATATTATTGTTGTTTAACAAATGAATAAATGTTTCATTAAGATACAAATGGTGATCTAACTGAGCACTAACCCCTCCGCCCTCTTCTCTCCTACTCCCTTCAGGATGCTTCAGGAGCAAAATGAGGATCTGCACCACAGTTTGCTCCAGACCGCCGTGCGAATGGAGTGCATGGGGACTGAGTTTAAGAGCAGTCACCAGCTCCTTGAGTCAGAACTACAGAACACACGTGTGGAGCTGAGTAGCCTCCTGGACAAATTCAAAAGGTCGGGGGAGGAGTTATAAGTCATTGGGATATTTATTGTACCTCAGAATTAAAAGGGGGTTCAGGGAGGAAAATTAGTGTGGCAGTTACAATGTTCTTTTATTTGCCATTTATTTTGAGTTGATATGCATGACATTGACAAGCTTAGATAGTGTTATTACTGTAACTCTGAcaatcctgctctctctcttgctctctctctctctcttgctctctctctctcttgctctctcttgctctctctctctcttgctctctctctctcttgctctctctctcttgctctctattgctctctctctctctctctctctctctctctctctctctctctctctctctctctctctctcatttcagaCTGAGGGATAACTACTCCTACACTCAACAGACCAATAATCTCTTGGAGCGGAAGCTTCATTCAGTGGTGAGGCACCAGCAGATGGCTCATTTGATTTTTTGAAGTCGATAGAAGTACATTGTTTACATATCTGGAATATATAGTCATGTTTATGTGTGTCTtatgtggtggtgtgtgattTGACAGGCTCAGAGTATGGACGGGGAGCGTGAGCATCTGAACCAGCGCATCACAGCCCTGACAGATCAGCTGTCCTCAGCCAAGACCACCATCCACAGCATGGAGACTATTAACGTGAGAACTCCTCCTGATGAACAGATCTAGCCGAGACAAAAAGACAACCTAAATGTGCGCAAAACCAGACCAGAGTGGCCGAGTACAGAGAAATACTGCTAGTACAGGTCCTGAATCAAACCCGCCTGACCTTTATGATCCCCTGACCCTCAAGCCCCAACCTTGGAATGCATTGCAATAAGAATTAGCTATAGTGCATGGCATGCACTTACACAATGTTATCCCTTTACATTCGAAAATGGCTCCTAAATTGGAATGTAGTGGCTGTACAGCAACATGttatacatgatgtcagagctctgtatgggttttgactgacagccgatCTGAACTTGAGCACTGCGCGACAAGAAGTTATCCCGCCACGTAATTGGGCAACTTTTACTATTTTTTTATTGTCTGAGAGAGGGAAATGCTGTGAAATAAGATGACTCGATGTATTTTGAATGATAAGActttgaggattataataaatccCGCTCTGATGTCaaacaagcaagccaaacaccttagagtccaaatgtgcacttcacatctCCAACTCCTGAAACGCATGTCACATAcacgtaggatcttaatttgatcactcttttgttgctcaTCATTTTcatgcacagcaggaaatgcaaacttgtagtgcattcaaagtttaaaaaggcttctgacgtttgtaatttccacttttgtAATTTGCCCCAACGACAAATTTACAAACACAaaatccattcattataatcaccataataattcccatttcctgtttctgcaggattatttccctattgtagcaaactggctcaaattaagatcctacatctatctGTACAGGGACAacatttatgatcactatgtatgatgtacagttacaagatgacatggcatcataccctgggttgttccgAACAGAATGAGCCTCTTTGTTTATTTTGAAGAGATTTGATACGGCACACACATCTGAATGCACACAGGACTCCTTTCTATTTGCCGTAAAAAATACCATCtgcttctctgaattgccttATGATGCCTAACACTGCAAGATGGTATTTTATAACTTCTGTTGGCAATAGAAGAAGATTTGAAATCATGCCCACCTGACACAGATTGCAATTTAAAAATGGTCAGattttggattgcgtaaacaacaacagttgTGTTCCAAACCGAAACAAccacaagtgtgcttgctctagttccttgACGGCACcgctaggagagctcaaaaaagTACCTTGTAGTTGAAAACTTTTCTATGAGTCATAAAAGTCCATTGAAATTGCCTTGGAACTGTGCACACTGGAGAGGGTTGGCCACTTGgcgacaccagttagtcctctcactcaaacccttgtaattgatttgtcttatgttgcacctactccacattttccaggaatagtCTTATCATGTTGATGAATGTATTTTCAGATTTCATTATCAACAAATGCGGGGAAAAGCATATGTAAAATGCACTTAAATCAAAAGTATAAtttttggattcagtcttgtgtcaggtgaactatTGTGCACTCACCTTTTGTCTAATAATTGTTCcattatctccaaactgttccctttcaattgctaccatggttatgtaTATGCTTTTTATAATTCTTTTGTAAGAAATTTAAATTTAGCCCTAACCacataggccaattcccacgagtgtaaagggttaacgaATTGTAACTACACCATatatacaacagtatgtggacaccccttcaaatgagcgGATTCAACTAATTCAGCCGCACCCGaggtataaaatcgagcacacagccatgcaatctccatagacaaactttggaagtagaatggccttacagaagagctcagtgacttccaaCCTGGCACAGTAATAGGATGCCACGTTTCCAACAATTCAGTTCATCAAatgtttgccctgctagagctgtccctgtcaactgtaagtgctgttattgtgaagtggaaacgtctaggagaaacaacggctcagccgcgaagtggtaggctacacaagctcacagaattggactgctgagtgctgaagcgcataaaaatcctctgtcctcggttgcaacactcattaccgagttccaaactgcctctgtaagcataataactgttcgtcgggagcttcatgaaatgggtttctatggccgagcagccgcacacaagcttaatgatcaccatgctcaatgccaagcgtcggctgaagtggtgtaaaactcgctgccattggactctggagcagtggaaacccgTTCTCTGaaatgatgaatcacgcttcaccatctagcagtccaacggacgaagctggatttggcggatgccaggagaacactacctgaaACAATAtatagtgacaactgtaaagtttggtggacgaggaataatggtctggggctgtttttcatggtttgatctaggccccttacttccaGTGAAGGTAAATCTTAATCAAACTGGGCTCCCCCATCCGCATCCTGCCAGCCAGTTTGGATGAGATTCCCTCCTCCAGGAGACAGAAGCACAGGCAGGAGGAGCAGCATGGCCAGCTGAAGGGTACAGAGGCCATGATGGACCTCCACCAACCAGAGGACGGTACCATGGACGACTCAGAAGATGAGATCATCCGGAACTGGAGGACAAGGAGCGAGGACATGGGTGATGATGGAGGTGTGGATGTCAGGGAGGTAGATCCTGGCAGCAGGTTGGACAACCTGCAGTTGGCCCAAAATATGCTCAACCGCTTCTGCCAGCTGCAGCCCAATGTACCGGAGGGGTGGGGCTGGACCAGAGGGGTGCCGGACGAAGAGCTGAATTCCAGTAACGGGAAATCTTaaggctacagcatacaatgacattctagatgattctgtgcttccaactttgtggcaacagtttgaggaaggccctttcctgttttagcatgataattaccccatgcacaaagcgaggttcatacagaaatggtttgttgagatcggtgtggaagaacttgactgacttgagccctgacctcaaccccattgaacaccattgggatgaattggaacgccgactgtgttCATCAGTAcccaacctcactaatactcttgtggctgaatggaagcaggtccccacagcaatgttccaacatttagtggaaagccttcccagaagggtggaggctgtcatagcagcaaaggggggaccaactccacattattgtccatgattttgaaatgagatgttcgacgagcaggtgtccacatacttttggtcatgtagtgtatgttcctCTTTGTATAGAATGTCTCCTTCCTTCCACCACCCATATCTCCCATTAGTTTGACCTTTTGTTTATTCATCAAACCCATTTTAGTTCAGAGTGAAACCACCAATAGAAACCATTGTTTTTGCTTTGAGCTGCGTGTAGTTAGTAAAT is part of the Oncorhynchus clarkii lewisi isolate Uvic-CL-2024 chromosome 10, UVic_Ocla_1.0, whole genome shotgun sequence genome and encodes:
- the LOC139418534 gene encoding repetin-like; this translates as MEKYFTPVQLKQGTRGHRHGKPHLHEHQERDPKHGKMADQKTYHHKHHPRHHHNHDQHHHPHHHQQKTDWSEDQNDHGNHSTSEGSIVHHHHHGHNNHPHHHNEKSHPSSPDHPHHHHLHHHATDVTSHPQVAATSSSSSGSSSSSSSSSSSTSTSSSSSSSSSSGSSSTWSSQTSINESVKDNKHPLQKPKYSQSCTDIYRGRKAYDEEEDEEDDTSPLIDDEGHLPRQEKSLKEKKKKKAMSSHQTPANVILKKQESSEGAKMAGKFRKAKSMEALSHCKDRDGDADTIVDKELEKREQVAKKNLVQEKLKFSAFLNEITRQVFSPYRLTSLGVTAAHRPSSPGQASLRSPKVEHRGEERQRQKSSRPGSASSTTFSVHSHIRRQFRSSKHSHSSKHSRSHLGKHQDHQHHQPARDIHHSPSSHTDDSTSPDNSPSSSRHPSCHSTPHHHHHQHRSHSPFHHHHHHGLHSPSHHHGDHHSPSHPHHHGEHHSPTNHHGDHHSPTHPHPHEDHHSQTHPHGEHHSPRNPHQHGDLHSPSHPHRHGDHHSPSHPHCHGEHHSPTHHHGDHHSPTHPHPHEDNHSQTHPHGEHHSPRNPHHHGDHHSPTHPHPHEDHHSQTHPHREHHSPCHSHHHGDHHSPTHHHGSHHSPSHLHHHGDLHTPSHPHHHGHHHSPTHPHYHGDQHSPAHHHPHGDSHTQTHTDGDHQSPTYSHHHGNHQSPSQPRHHEDHHSPTHPHQQGDHLSPSHSDHHGHHHSPTHPRHHGDHHHPLHPDSHRRHGSHPELHHHHHLSHPESHDHHRSHPESLHHHGSHPESLHHHGSHPESCKHHGSHPESCNHHGSHPESHDHHGSHPESHDHHGSHPESCKHHGSHPESCNHHGSHPESLHHHGSHPESHDHHGSHPESLHDDSSHSQSLHHHGSFPESLHHHGSHPDSLHLHSSHPEYIHHHGSHPESLHHHHSSHQDSHHHHHPSHSESHHPHSHSEPHHSPSNLEPHHHHHPSHHESHHHKPSHSESHHHPSSPADTHHHHHHHDDHHSPSSPSKENSPVSASAAELESLSHSSKSSRNTTSPTNQDEQQTAFSGSTASLHKEGSEVDRIMMLQEQNEDLHHSLLQTAVRMECMGTEFKSSHQLLESELQNTRVELSSLLDKFKRLRDNYSYTQQTNNLLERKLHSVAQSMDGEREHLNQRITALTDQLSSAKTTIHSMETINVTSLLQEALDKHFHPDDSVNQFLLPVAPPPVQFMDSHHYGKVTTKGEDLSLGTLPEEEESDWSEMGDEAPKCVLRSAGGHHGGTAFQPWRQERICWAGQGEGDTESESGGEEIVRQHPPHSLQIPHLHVTIHSETLPAPMDDVTLTTSFKNSAYGPTEEDGYRVTASRKLGSPIRILSASLDEIPSSRRQKHRQEEQHGQLKGTEAMMDLHQPEDGTMDDSEDEIIRNWRTRSEDMGVDVREVDPGSSLDNLQSAQNMLNHFICQLQPSVEEGRGWTGGVPDEVLNGERTQL